The [Clostridium] celerecrescens 18A genomic sequence GGCCGAAACCGATTTCCGTTTTTTCGGTTTCCAGAAGAAAATGGTTAAGACCTGCTTTAAGGGGAATGGAACATGTACAGCAGGATTTCAAGCCTTCCTGAGGGGGAAGAGAGTGAAATGCTTTTTCTCCATTTACCCATAATAAAGTCGGTCCGCAGCATTGGATCTGAAACTGGGAGACAGCTTGGCTGTGGCTGTATAAATCTCCTGCCCCATAGCAGACCTCTCCAACTGCGGCCTGGGGAAAGCGGCTGCCGAAATCGAATTGATACCAACCTTTTGTATTGCACGTAATGCCGGATGTGAAGTCCAGCCGGTACTGATAAGGCGCCTGGGGGTTATGCCCGATAAAACGGCTGGCTAACAGTGCAATTACTTCACGATCCCGCTCTCCATATACGTGGAAGGCGCTTTCTTCCCAATGGAAGTAACTGCTGCCGCAGACTTTGTTACTTTCGTAATTCATAAGGGGTTCCTCCTGTAAAGAATTTCGTTCCATATAAAGTTTTCTGAATCCTATATTTATATTATAATAGATTAAAGTATTATAAATCTTATGTAATCGAGACTTTTTTTGATAAAATCATACTTTTGGCTACTTACATGAAGATTGGAATCCAACGAAAAAATGTTTTAAAATTGTCTTTAACTATTATATAGAAAATGATAGAATAAACATGTCATTCTGGTATGATTAAGCACTGATATCCTTTTTGCACAGGCTAATATAAAATATGAAAAATTGATTAAAACAGGAGGAATTATTATGAAGTTTTGCTGGAGCACTTTAAACGTCAGGAATTTAGAAGAATCAATCCAATTTTATGAGGAGATCATCGGTCTGAAGGTGACCAGAAGATTCCCAGCCGGTCCTGGTACTGAAATAGCATTTTTAGGTGAAGGGGAAACACAAATCGAATTTATATGCGGCGGAGACAGGGAAATTCATGTAGGAGATGATATCAGCTGGGGGTTTGAAGTGGAATCCCTTGATCAGACCCTTTCTCTGGCAAAGGAAAAAGGCGTGGTTGTTTTGGGAGAGCCAATACAGCCAAATCCCCACGTGAGGTTCGCCTTTATGAAAGATCCTAATGGCATGAGAATACAGCTTGTGGAAACCCTGGGGGAATGAACGGAAAAAACCAGGCAGCAGCGGACACTACAGAACAAGGAGTAAAGAAAATGAAGCATTTGATTGACAAGCTGTATGAAACTCATAACCTGGATAAGGACGAGTTCATCTACCTGCTGGAAAATTATGATAAAGAAGACAGTGAATATTTATTTTCCCTGGCAAGGACCTACAGTCAGGATCATTATGAGAAGGAAGTTTATATCAGGGGACTGATCGAATTTACAAATTACTGCAAAAATGACTGTTATTACTGCGGCATAAGAAGAGGCAATAAAAATGCCAGCCGGTACCGGTTAAGCAAGGAAGAGATCCTTTCCTGCTGTGAGTCCGGGTTTGGACTGGGCTTTCGTACCTTTGTGCTTCAGGGGGGAGAAGACCCTGCATTTACAGATGAGGTAATGGTGGATATTATTAAAACCATCCGGGAGGAATATCCGGATTG encodes the following:
- a CDS encoding VOC family protein, producing MKFCWSTLNVRNLEESIQFYEEIIGLKVTRRFPAGPGTEIAFLGEGETQIEFICGGDREIHVGDDISWGFEVESLDQTLSLAKEKGVVVLGEPIQPNPHVRFAFMKDPNGMRIQLVETLGE